A region from the Sebastes umbrosus isolate fSebUmb1 chromosome 18, fSebUmb1.pri, whole genome shotgun sequence genome encodes:
- the sptlc2b gene encoding serine palmitoyltransferase 2b, with product MTESSANKLLNGDACHRTTSGRKTTSKNGFVKNHCLFLQQQKYRRPGSPRDKNQNVPHNSSLYKKPFEESFEETPLLVAVLTYMGYGILTVFGYLRDFLRHWSIEKCNVAREKEEQKDFVPLYQDFENFYTRNLYMRIRDNWNRPICSVPGAKMDLVERVSPDYNWTFEHTGRVVKDVINMGSYNYLGFAENTGACADDALEATEKYGVGVGSTRCEMGNLDIHEELEQLVARFLGVESSMAFGMGFATNSMNIPALTGKGCLILSDELNHASLVLGARLSASTIRVFKHNNMQSLEKLLRDAIAHGQPRTHRPWKKILIVVEGIYSMEGSIVRLPEVVALKKRYKAYLYLDEAHSIGALGPNGRGVVDYFGLDPKDVDIMMGTFTKSFGAAGGYIGGKKELIDYLRRHSHSALYATSMSPPVAQQIITSMKIIMGEDGTTLGADRLRQLSENTTYFRRKLREMGFIIYGSDDSPVVPMMLYMPAKIGAFGREMLKRNIGTVVVGFPATPIIESRARFCVSAAHTREMLDTALTATSEVGDLLQLKYSRREQPLPSLGWMAEESLLQD from the exons ATGACGGAAAGCTCCGCGAACAAGCTGCTGAACGGAGACGCCTGTCACCGGACGACAAGCGGCAGAAAGACAACCAGTAAAAATGGCTTCGTGAAGAACCACTGCCTGTTTCTACAGCAACAGAAGTACCGTCGCCCCGGCAGCCCCAGGGACAAG AACCAAAATGTCCCACACAACTCCAGCCTGTACAAGAAGCCCTTTGAGGAGTCTTTCGAGGAGACTCCTCTACTGGTGGCCGTGCTCACCTACATGGGCTACGGCATCCTCACCGTCTTTGGCTACCTCCGAGACTTCCTCCGCCACTGGAGCATCGAGAAGTGCAACGTGGCTCGGGAGAAAGAGGAGCAGAAG GATTTCGTCCCCCTCTATCAGGACTTTGAGAACTTTTACACCAGGAACTTGTACATGAGGATTCGAGACAACTGGAACAGACCCATCTGTAGTGTCCCTGGTGCTAAGATGGACCTGGTGGAGAGAGTTTCCCCAGACTACAATTGGACCTTCGA gcACACAGGCAGAGTGGTGAAGGACGTCATCAATATGGGCTCATACAATTACCTCGGCTTTGCTGAGAACACCGGGGCTTGTGCCGATGATGCTTTGGAGGCCACGGAAAAGTACGGTGTTGGCGTGGGCAGCACTCGCTGTGAGATGG GAAACCTGGACATCCACGAGGAGCTGGAGCAGTTGGTTGCCAGGTTCCTAGGTGTTGAGTCATCCATGGCTTTTGGCATGGGCTTCGCAACCAACTCCATGAACATTCCCGCTCTCACCGGGAAG GGTTGTCTCATTCTGAGTGATGAGCTGAATCACGCGTCGCTGGTGCTGGGTGCTCGCCTGTCTGCCTCCACAATTCGGGTCTTCAAACACAACA ACATGCAAAGCCTGGAGAAGCTGCTGAGGGACGCTATCGCACACGGGCAGCCGAGAACCCACCGACCCTGGAAGAAAATTCTCATTGTGGTGGAGGGCATATACAG TATGGAGGGGTCCATCGTGCGTCTGCCAGAGGTCGTTGCTCTGAAGAAGCGCTACAAGGCGTATCTGTACCTGGATGAGGCCCACAGTATCGGGGCCCTGGGTCCTAACGGCAGAGGAGTGGTGGACTACTTCGGCCTGGATCCCAAAGACGTCGACATCATGATGGGAACATTCACCAAGAGCTTCGGTGCTGCCGGAGGATACATTGGAGGCAAAAAG GAGCTGATCGACTACCTGCGACGCCACTCTCACAGCGCCCTGTACGCCACCTCCATGTCCCCTCCTGTGGCCCAGCAGATCATCACCTCTATGAAGATCATCATGGGAGAGGACGGGACCACACTGG GTGCTGATCGCCTCAGACAGCTATCAGAGAACACCACCTACTTCCGCAGGAAACTCCGCGAAATGGGCTTCATCATTTACGGCAGCGATGACTCGCCCGTAGTACCCATGATGCTCTATATGCCTGCCAAAATTGG GGCGTTTGGTCGGGAGATGTTGAAGAGAAACATAGGCACGGTGGTCGTCGGCTTCCCAGCAACACCCATCATCGAGTCAAGGGCGCGTTTCTGCGTTTCGGCCGCCCATACCAGAGAGATGCTCGACACA GCGTTGACGGCCACCAGTGAAGTGGGCGACCTGCTGCAGCTGAAGTACTCCAGACGTGAACAGCCTCTTCCCTCGCTTGGGTGGATGGCCGAGGAGAGCCTGCTTCAGGATTGA